In one Clostridiaceae bacterium genomic region, the following are encoded:
- a CDS encoding ROK family protein, which translates to MMHIDNLIDIKYKNIKSIIDYIRFKKNCTKKEISDSLKLSFATVSNMINLLMSKDLISKTTVDNSRSVGRNPKNFNFKPDRFCIITIDLHLDEYLSICQVDLARKILARETYEIGCYNDIGQFIQKVKNIYKNFVISTNIDADSIIGFGIIIKGIYDNQTDCMISSENKIFIGQPLRKLLGEALEKFVIVENDANIAALFSAISSGIRDLMYVYLGEGLGFSVISGGNILRGTSGYSPEIDHIPMGRIKVKCPYCGNDNCLSTDLSQNGFLTKYYKSDFLYKKTYKFEWEEYIKQIRLGDAHAIDVANENAIILGKSLAIATCITWPSKIIIGGIPQELYLIMKPVIENQINSRKPFGDNINLCFDPNWQDTIAKGAAEIIYLNWLPDL; encoded by the coding sequence ATGATGCATATAGATAACTTAATAGATATAAAATATAAAAATATAAAAAGTATTATTGATTATATACGGTTTAAGAAAAATTGTACAAAGAAAGAAATCTCAGATTCTTTGAAATTAAGTTTTGCAACTGTATCAAATATGATTAATCTTCTGATGAGTAAAGACCTAATTTCAAAAACAACAGTTGATAATTCAAGATCTGTAGGTCGCAATCCTAAAAATTTTAATTTTAAGCCAGACAGATTTTGTATTATAACTATTGATCTTCACTTAGATGAGTATCTATCTATATGTCAAGTTGATCTTGCTCGAAAAATACTTGCCAGAGAAACATATGAGATAGGGTGCTACAACGATATCGGTCAGTTTATTCAAAAAGTTAAAAATATTTACAAGAATTTTGTTATTTCTACAAATATTGACGCAGATTCAATCATTGGCTTCGGTATTATAATAAAAGGAATATATGATAATCAAACTGACTGTATGATAAGTTCAGAGAACAAAATTTTTATAGGACAACCTCTGAGAAAATTACTGGGAGAAGCTTTGGAAAAGTTCGTTATAGTAGAGAATGATGCAAATATTGCAGCGCTTTTTTCAGCTATTTCTTCAGGTATTAGAGATTTAATGTATGTATATTTAGGTGAAGGACTGGGGTTTAGTGTAATTTCAGGAGGTAATATTTTAAGAGGGACGAGTGGATATTCTCCTGAAATTGACCATATACCCATGGGCAGAATTAAAGTCAAGTGCCCTTACTGCGGCAATGATAATTGTCTGAGTACTGACTTATCTCAAAATGGGTTTTTAACAAAGTACTATAAAAGTGATTTTTTATATAAAAAGACATATAAATTTGAATGGGAGGAATATATTAAGCAAATTCGCCTTGGTGATGCTCATGCCATTGATGTAGCAAATGAAAACGCAATTATTTTAGGAAAAAGTCTTGCAATAGCTACCTGTATTACATGGCCATCGAAGATTATTATAGGAGGTATTCCTCAGGAACTATACCTGATTATGAAACCTGTTATTGAAAATCAAATAAATTCCAGAAAACCTTTTGGAGATAACATAAATCTTTGTTTTGATCCTAATTGGCAAGATACTATTGCAAAAGGTGCAGCTGAGATTATATATTTAAACTGGCTACCAGATTTATAA
- a CDS encoding 4Fe-4S binding protein, which produces MPKINYLGMELRNPVIVSSATPTISVEGIKKAAYAGAGAVVTKSVIFPEKNGRPAGGLARPRFQLFNQTEGYDPVITEKGGMFSLFRLGEPYPTPDKMSEMLEKIKKSRDIDIPIIVSICGSPSDYEEWRKLARMMEDAGADALELNMHAYPEIRYTDPLFVKVVKDEVKIPVVCKLMAINDDPKVVGPKVELEGADAIAALGTFGFRAMEIDIYQQKPWMEKAHGLGGTWLRAVSLAYVESLYRSVKVPISGVTGILTWQDAVKYILVGATTVQICAAIYAKGYKVIKEIAEGIDSYMNSYGYKTLDDFKGNALKNMKELEYAPPVRAIVNEDKCTGCSKCAEICMFDAITIKDKKANISDKCDGCGLCWSYCPRRAIELYRYE; this is translated from the coding sequence ATGCCAAAAATTAACTATTTAGGAATGGAACTAAGAAACCCTGTTATTGTTTCATCAGCTACACCAACTATTAGTGTAGAAGGAATAAAAAAAGCAGCATATGCAGGAGCAGGAGCGGTTGTTACAAAATCAGTTATTTTTCCTGAAAAAAATGGAAGACCTGCCGGAGGATTGGCAAGACCAAGATTTCAGCTATTTAACCAGACTGAAGGATATGATCCTGTAATAACTGAAAAAGGAGGAATGTTCTCACTTTTTAGATTAGGAGAGCCATATCCTACTCCAGATAAGATGTCAGAGATGTTAGAAAAAATTAAAAAGTCTCGTGATATTGATATCCCAATTATTGTGAGCATTTGCGGATCTCCTTCAGATTATGAAGAGTGGAGAAAACTTGCCAGAATGATGGAAGATGCAGGAGCTGATGCTTTGGAGTTAAATATGCACGCATACCCGGAAATTAGGTATACAGATCCACTATTTGTAAAGGTTGTAAAAGATGAAGTAAAAATTCCTGTTGTTTGCAAACTTATGGCAATAAATGATGATCCTAAAGTTGTAGGTCCAAAAGTTGAACTTGAAGGTGCAGATGCTATTGCTGCCCTTGGTACTTTTGGCTTCAGGGCAATGGAGATTGATATTTATCAACAAAAACCATGGATGGAAAAAGCACATGGCTTGGGTGGCACATGGTTACGTGCAGTAAGCTTAGCTTACGTAGAAAGCCTTTATCGAAGCGTAAAAGTGCCTATTTCTGGTGTTACAGGCATACTAACTTGGCAGGATGCAGTGAAATATATTTTAGTTGGCGCTACTACAGTTCAGATATGTGCAGCAATTTATGCAAAAGGATATAAGGTTATTAAAGAAATAGCAGAGGGTATTGATTCTTATATGAATAGTTATGGGTATAAAACATTGGATGATTTCAAAGGAAATGCATTAAAAAATATGAAAGAGTTAGAATATGCTCCTCCGGTTCGCGCTATAGTGAATGAGGATAAATGTACAGGTTGCTCAAAATGCGCAGAAATATGTATGTTTGATGCAATTACCATAAAAGATAAGAAAGCAAATATTTCAGACAAATGTGATGGATGTGGACTCTGCTGGTCATATTGTCCAAGAAGGGCTATTGAATTGTACAGGTATGAATAA
- a CDS encoding DUF3830 family protein — protein MGKILLIFEKGGTFELVLNEKAPKTCKAFLEHLPYEADVLQARFSGTECFFRMPLGVEPENIVDPKTGYVAFNSDNEQAICIYYDSNIRPADPPYNFFATIKGDYCKLKEVGLRIWREGSEKVKISMES, from the coding sequence ATGGGTAAAATTTTACTAATTTTTGAAAAAGGAGGAACATTTGAATTAGTATTAAATGAAAAAGCTCCAAAAACATGTAAGGCATTTCTTGAACATTTACCATATGAAGCAGATGTATTACAGGCAAGATTTTCAGGAACAGAATGTTTTTTCCGCATGCCTCTAGGTGTAGAACCAGAAAATATTGTAGATCCGAAAACAGGATATGTTGCATTTAACAGCGATAATGAGCAAGCAATCTGTATTTATTATGACTCAAATATACGTCCTGCAGATCCTCCTTACAACTTTTTTGCTACGATTAAAGGTGATTATTGCAAACTAAAAGAGGTCGGACTACGCATATGGAGAGAAGGAAGTGAAAAAGTAAAAATAAGCATGGAAAGTTAA
- a CDS encoding histidine kinase, producing MKILKVTHFKSFRFTVMFSIILLVIISEILLSAFYKNFIVNNVIKQSYENINLYINKFVYDVNSCFNAIKDIVYQILMSKEIADKINKNLYPTPTDLANIDFFISRSILFEQTWQQKFIKSIFLFFDEDIYSSVLRESYYQNTIERNKNIYVKYGSKVDFADLIIPDKSDYAYYISTLSNIYVYKPYGKIIIEIDPSLLLKSDSLKSLYSDTKILIYNSKGDIFFSNQAELKNENVLKNIEYTKNYSFELIHTQSGKYYAFSKDLGAYSLKCLILIDTKSIYGQYNEILMIFFIISAVIMVMSILITLRILKNFFNPLNNLIKEMSTFTVNTSSDDHKNEYGYFNEINTLYSTYNNMSLQINKLVNEVYELKILNQQAELDLLHSQVDPHFLFNILDIIHWQVHETGDKTLIKIIGELANLIRNSLIYLQKESNLKDELEQIKLYIDLQQYIMKDRLQCTISTLDYDKLQHIKIPKFWLKTLVVTFIKVVPKQYTCKLNISINHKLDNIYISITGKVYPICETMQLNTNIHEENQYKVYKVIEHLKKLEGENSKLQIKQISQSAFDFLITLSNIKKETEGNIIA from the coding sequence ATGAAAATACTAAAAGTAACTCATTTTAAGTCTTTTCGTTTTACTGTAATGTTTTCAATAATACTACTTGTTATAATATCTGAAATTTTGTTATCTGCCTTTTATAAGAACTTCATTGTTAATAATGTTATAAAGCAGAGTTATGAAAATATCAATTTATACATAAATAAATTTGTATATGATGTAAATTCATGTTTTAATGCCATTAAAGACATAGTATATCAAATACTAATGTCAAAAGAAATTGCAGATAAAATTAATAAAAATTTATATCCTACTCCCACTGATCTAGCTAATATCGATTTTTTTATCAGCCGTTCTATTCTATTTGAACAAACCTGGCAACAAAAATTTATAAAATCTATTTTCCTCTTTTTTGATGAGGATATATACTCTTCAGTCTTACGAGAAAGCTACTATCAAAATACCATTGAAAGGAACAAAAATATATACGTAAAATACGGCAGCAAAGTCGATTTTGCAGATTTAATTATTCCTGATAAAAGTGATTATGCCTATTACATATCTACACTCTCAAATATATACGTATATAAACCTTATGGTAAAATAATAATAGAGATTGACCCTTCTTTACTTTTGAAATCTGACAGTCTTAAATCACTTTATTCCGATACGAAAATTTTAATATATAATTCTAAAGGAGATATTTTCTTTTCAAATCAAGCCGAACTAAAAAATGAAAATGTGTTGAAAAATATTGAATATACTAAGAATTATTCATTTGAGCTTATACACACACAAAGTGGGAAATATTATGCATTTTCAAAAGATTTAGGCGCATATAGCCTAAAGTGTCTCATATTAATAGATACTAAAAGTATATATGGTCAATATAATGAAATATTAATGATTTTTTTTATTATTTCTGCCGTCATAATGGTCATGTCTATACTAATAACACTAAGAATTTTAAAAAACTTCTTTAACCCGTTAAATAATCTAATAAAAGAAATGTCTACATTTACTGTGAATACCTCATCTGACGATCACAAGAATGAATATGGATATTTCAATGAGATTAATACTTTATATTCCACTTATAATAATATGTCGCTTCAAATAAATAAACTGGTGAATGAAGTATACGAACTTAAAATCCTAAATCAACAGGCAGAGCTTGATTTACTGCATTCACAAGTTGATCCTCACTTTCTTTTCAACATACTTGACATAATTCATTGGCAAGTACATGAAACTGGAGATAAAACTTTAATAAAAATAATAGGGGAGCTGGCCAATTTAATTCGAAATTCCTTAATTTACTTGCAAAAAGAATCAAATTTAAAGGATGAATTAGAACAAATCAAACTTTATATAGATTTACAACAATATATTATGAAGGACCGGCTTCAGTGTACGATCTCTACACTTGATTATGACAAACTGCAGCACATCAAAATACCAAAATTTTGGCTTAAAACACTTGTTGTAACCTTTATCAAAGTTGTACCAAAACAATATACTTGCAAACTCAATATCTCTATCAATCACAAACTAGATAACATATATATCAGTATAACTGGCAAAGTATACCCTATTTGCGAAACCATGCAATTAAATACAAATATCCATGAAGAGAATCAATATAAAGTATATAAGGTAATTGAGCACTTAAAGAAACTTGAGGGAGAAAATTCAAAACTTCAGATTAAACAGATTTCGCAATCAGCCTTCGATTTTTTAATAACATTGAGTAATATTAAAAAAGAAACGGAGGGAAATATAATTGCTTAA
- a CDS encoding SIS domain-containing protein has protein sequence MGNMMREYINEQPDILKKIMESSEEGIKLFLDKFRDFSIERIYLFGSGSSYNAACMAKPFMEHVLKVEVTPMTPTQIYNIDWIKKNRSIRIALSQSGRSTNTFSLVQMLEKDNYGVVSLTANPQSEIARLSSLHIEISCGEEKAGPKTKGVTSTVLMLYLLTINLAYTKKLINIDEYNSYLDLFKRTIYNLPDNINRSICWYKANKIELSRAKCIFIIAKDLYSSAALEGALKLDETIYKPVFAYEFEEFIHGINCLLGSDNNIIFLISGEDNNERIYKLCDFSEKLGDKVYIISTEEQSIVSSNRLQLMSVHNKYMEPFEFVIPMQVLSSYLSEYLGNDIDKPKFKNFSAIMESKIQ, from the coding sequence ATGGGAAATATGATGAGGGAATATATAAATGAGCAGCCGGATATACTGAAAAAAATAATGGAATCCAGTGAAGAAGGAATAAAGCTATTTCTTGATAAGTTCCGGGATTTTTCTATTGAGAGAATTTATTTATTTGGCTCAGGAAGTTCTTATAATGCTGCTTGTATGGCTAAACCTTTCATGGAGCATGTTTTAAAGGTAGAAGTTACTCCTATGACACCAACACAGATTTATAATATTGACTGGATTAAAAAAAATAGAAGTATTAGAATTGCCTTATCTCAATCAGGACGGAGTACAAATACGTTTTCGCTCGTTCAGATGCTGGAAAAAGATAATTATGGTGTTGTGAGTTTAACGGCAAATCCTCAATCAGAAATTGCCAGATTGAGCAGTTTACATATAGAAATAAGTTGTGGCGAAGAAAAAGCTGGGCCAAAGACAAAAGGTGTTACAAGTACAGTTTTGATGCTGTATTTATTGACTATTAATCTTGCATATACAAAAAAGCTAATTAATATTGATGAATACAATTCATATTTAGACCTTTTTAAAAGGACCATATATAATTTGCCTGATAATATCAATAGAAGCATATGTTGGTATAAAGCAAATAAAATTGAATTATCCAGAGCAAAATGTATATTTATTATTGCAAAGGATTTATACTCCTCAGCGGCTTTAGAAGGTGCATTGAAACTTGATGAAACAATATATAAGCCTGTTTTTGCATATGAATTTGAAGAATTTATCCATGGAATAAATTGTTTGCTAGGTTCGGATAATAATATAATTTTTCTGATTTCTGGTGAAGATAATAATGAACGTATTTATAAATTATGCGACTTTTCAGAGAAACTTGGCGATAAAGTATATATTATTTCTACAGAAGAGCAAAGCATAGTTTCTTCAAATAGATTACAACTGATGTCTGTACATAATAAATATATGGAACCTTTTGAATTTGTAATTCCAATGCAAGTGCTAAGTTCTTATTTATCAGAATATTTGGGAAATGATATTGACAAACCCAAATTCAAGAATTTCTCAGCCATCATGGAAAGTAAAATCCAATAA